Proteins encoded within one genomic window of Alphaproteobacteria bacterium:
- a CDS encoding RNA polymerase factor sigma-32 — protein MAHLDDDATQRANLTFIRRAMSAPILSRDNEQDLARRWRDRGDERALHDLINAYERLVVSIATKFRNYGLPLGDLIQEGNIGLLQAANRFDPDREVRFSTYAAWWIRAAVQDFVLRNWSIVRTGTTAAQKSLFFNLRRLRARIEGDNGATMTDAGRHRVATELRVPVGEVEAMEMRISGHDQSLNAPVGQEGETEMQHLLADNRPSPEDVVIGLRDAESRSRWLNAALTQLSERERRIIRERRLTERGVTLEHLGNALGVSKERVRQLENRALCKLRNALEQHAADPRDLLFEVPA, from the coding sequence ATGGCCCACCTCGACGACGACGCAACCCAGCGCGCCAACCTCACCTTCATCCGGCGCGCGATGAGCGCGCCGATCCTCAGCCGGGACAACGAACAGGATCTCGCCCGCCGCTGGCGCGACCGGGGCGACGAGCGCGCCCTGCACGACCTGATCAACGCCTATGAGCGGCTGGTGGTCAGCATCGCCACCAAATTCCGCAACTACGGACTGCCGCTTGGCGACCTGATCCAGGAGGGCAACATCGGGCTGTTGCAGGCGGCCAACCGGTTCGACCCGGATCGCGAGGTCCGGTTCTCGACCTATGCCGCCTGGTGGATCCGCGCGGCGGTGCAGGACTTCGTGCTGCGCAACTGGTCGATCGTGCGCACCGGCACCACCGCGGCGCAGAAATCGCTGTTCTTCAACCTGCGCCGCCTGCGCGCGCGCATCGAGGGCGACAACGGCGCCACGATGACCGATGCCGGCCGGCATCGGGTGGCGACCGAGCTGCGGGTGCCGGTCGGCGAGGTCGAGGCGATGGAGATGCGCATCAGCGGCCACGACCAGTCGCTGAACGCCCCGGTCGGGCAGGAAGGCGAGACCGAGATGCAGCACCTGCTGGCCGACAACCGGCCCAGCCCGGAGGACGTGGTGATCGGGCTGCGCGATGCGGAGTCGCGCTCGCGCTGGCTCAACGCCGCGCTGACCCAGCTGAGCGAACGCGAGCGCCGGATCATCCGCGAACGCCGGCTGACCGAGCGCGGCGTCACGCTCGAGCATCTCGGCAATGCGCTCGGCGTCAGCAAGGAGCGGGTCCGCCAGCTGGAGAACAGGGCGCTGTGCAAGCTGCGCAACGCCCTGGAACAGCACGCGGCCGATCCGCGCGACCTGCTGTTCGAGGTGCCGGCCTGA
- a CDS encoding M48 family metalloprotease: MSVSVAVLPPRWRRLAAAVGCALAVGLSGCQTAQQRAAPASEPPAYATESATADMLARYGGEYRNPALRAYVTAVGRRVLAQTTIDPASVDFVLLDTDVINALVIPGRRIFITRGMLTWLNSEAELAAVIAHEAAHLSENHSALQRQAARDAERRAMTQGLLGLDEDAMQALFRYSREQELEADRIGLRYLVAAGYPGAAAVSSHEQFLADSRLGRLLRGFPGEDTSTPGLLDSHPASDDRIATLTAMDEFRAGGDDRRVAYQEAIEGVPFGLNADDWRVVGDRVIQPRAGIGFDRPAGYALAASGGVLSGSGPGEGILSIDFVARDPSTTPAAFLNRNFARFDTEPSATQTMGGYPGAEMAFSFAEDGRDWYLIVATVGLRENALMRVLAYGPATGQPAVRQAFEAVIGGLRDIGAVGDSASQRIAVVAVQRGETAASLARRMNMGDMPADFAEDLLRAINGLDDDAQLTAGQRIKLIL; encoded by the coding sequence ATGAGCGTGTCCGTCGCCGTGTTGCCTCCGCGCTGGCGCCGCCTGGCCGCGGCGGTGGGCTGTGCCCTCGCCGTCGGCCTGTCCGGCTGCCAGACCGCGCAGCAGCGCGCCGCGCCGGCCAGCGAGCCGCCGGCCTACGCCACCGAAAGTGCGACGGCCGACATGCTCGCCCGCTATGGCGGCGAGTATCGCAACCCGGCGCTGCGCGCCTATGTCACCGCGGTCGGAAGGCGGGTGCTGGCGCAGACCACGATCGATCCGGCCAGCGTCGACTTCGTGCTGCTCGATACCGACGTGATCAATGCCCTGGTCATCCCGGGGCGCCGCATCTTCATCACCCGCGGCATGCTGACCTGGCTGAACAGCGAGGCGGAGCTGGCCGCGGTGATCGCCCACGAGGCGGCGCACCTGAGCGAGAACCATTCGGCGCTGCAGCGGCAGGCCGCCCGCGACGCCGAACGCCGCGCGATGACCCAGGGCCTGCTCGGCCTCGACGAGGACGCGATGCAGGCGCTCTTCCGCTACAGCCGCGAGCAGGAGCTGGAGGCGGACCGGATCGGCCTGCGCTATCTCGTCGCCGCCGGCTATCCCGGCGCCGCGGCGGTTTCGAGCCACGAACAGTTCCTGGCCGATTCCCGGCTGGGGCGGCTGCTGCGCGGCTTCCCGGGCGAGGACACCTCCACCCCCGGCCTGCTGGACTCCCACCCGGCGTCCGACGACCGCATCGCCACGCTGACGGCGATGGACGAGTTCCGGGCCGGCGGCGACGACCGGCGCGTCGCCTATCAGGAGGCGATCGAAGGGGTGCCGTTCGGCCTCAATGCCGACGACTGGCGGGTGGTCGGCGACCGCGTGATCCAGCCGCGCGCGGGCATCGGCTTCGACCGGCCGGCCGGCTACGCCCTGGCGGCGTCGGGCGGCGTGCTGTCGGGCAGCGGCCCGGGCGAGGGCATCCTGTCGATCGACTTCGTCGCGCGCGATCCGTCGACCACGCCGGCCGCCTTCCTCAACCGCAATTTCGCGCGCTTCGACACCGAGCCGTCGGCGACGCAGACGATGGGCGGCTATCCGGGTGCGGAGATGGCGTTCAGCTTCGCCGAGGACGGACGCGACTGGTATCTGATCGTCGCCACCGTCGGACTGCGCGAGAATGCCCTGATGCGCGTGCTGGCCTATGGCCCCGCCACCGGCCAGCCGGCGGTACGGCAGGCATTCGAAGCGGTGATCGGCGGCCTGCGCGACATCGGCGCGGTCGGCGACAGCGCGTCGCAACGCATCGCCGTGGTGGCGGTGCAGCGCGGCGAGACGGCGGCGAGCCTCGCCCGGCGCATGAACATGGGCGACATGCCGGCGGATTTCGCCGAGGATCTGCTGCGCGCCATCAACGGCCTCGACGACGACGCGCAGCTGACCGCCGGCCAGCGGATCAAGCTGATCCTGTAG